A single genomic interval of Deltaproteobacteria bacterium harbors:
- a CDS encoding DUF5320 domain-containing protein — protein sequence MPRGNRTGPTGAGAMTGRGLGFCAGYDRPGYANMMGPGHTGGWYGRGRGFGGGGCGRRLGFAATGRPGWMRFGDYGAPYGSWAPYPQADPEVEKQTLKAQADLMQSELDRVRKRLDEIDAAKNP from the coding sequence CCACGGGGGCGGGAGCGATGACCGGTCGTGGTCTGGGATTTTGTGCCGGATATGACCGTCCGGGGTATGCCAATATGATGGGACCAGGCCACACCGGAGGATGGTATGGCCGTGGCCGCGGATTTGGCGGCGGCGGATGTGGGCGGCGACTGGGCTTTGCTGCGACGGGCCGTCCCGGATGGATGCGATTTGGTGATTATGGGGCACCATACGGCAGTTGGGCGCCTTATCCGCAAGCCGATCCGGAAGTGGAAAAACAGACGCTCAAGGCCCAGGCCGATCTTATGCAGTCGGAATTGGATCGGGTCAGGAAGCGGCTCGACGAAATCGACGCCGCAAAGAACCCGTAA
- a CDS encoding dinitrogenase iron-molybdenum cofactor biosynthesis protein, with the protein MKIAFTTSGDALDAPLDSRFGRAPKFLIYDLESDSFEVIDNRQNVNASQGAGIQSAEAIARAGVKILVTGHCGPKAFRVLDAAGIEIYHSDAETVTEALKQYRKGSLPKAGAPDVGGHWT; encoded by the coding sequence ATGAAGATTGCCTTTACAACCTCGGGGGATGCTCTGGACGCCCCATTGGACAGTCGATTCGGCCGGGCGCCGAAATTTTTGATCTATGATCTGGAAAGCGATTCATTTGAAGTCATAGACAATCGGCAAAACGTAAACGCATCACAGGGAGCAGGCATCCAATCCGCGGAGGCCATCGCAAGAGCGGGAGTGAAGATCCTGGTAACCGGACATTGCGGCCCGAAAGCTTTTCGTGTCCTTGACGCGGCTGGGATCGAAATTTACCATTCGGATGCTGAAACCGTCACGGAGGCGCTGAAACAGTACCGGAAGGGGTCGCTCCCGAAAGCCGGCGCTCCCGACGTGGGAGGACACTGGACATAA